A window of Apium graveolens cultivar Ventura chromosome 8, ASM990537v1, whole genome shotgun sequence contains these coding sequences:
- the LOC141678891 gene encoding putative pectinesterase/pectinesterase inhibitor 13 — protein MKNKLILFAVAGICVVAAVIGLVGTDVVHHKLYPEDGEKDPLATTTKPVATICGPTDYKEACVNSLNSLANNQSATPKDYYLAALQSTLQEVKTALEKSATIGKSVTEKSQKLAVEECKDLLKFAVDELQASLSTVGDSDLHTMSDRKAELMNWLSAVVSYQDTCLDACEVNPDLKESMSNDLMNATQLTSNALAIVSTMSDILKSFDIPEDKNVTSRRLLNTNNGYPEWLSNGDRKLLAAKNAQIRPDAVVAKDGSGQFKTIAAALAAYPKNKPGRYTIYVKAGIYDEYITVTKDQVNVFMYGDGPRKTIVTGRKCNTQGVPTMQTASFAAVGTGFIAKSMGFQNTAGPQGHQAVALRSQSDMSAFYNVRIDGYQDSLYTQTHRQFYRNCVISGTVDFIFGDATVVIQNSLIIVRQPMPNQQNTITAQGKTNRFETTGIVIQNCRIVPEQKLYPTRFQTPTFLGRPWKEFSTTVIMESMMGDFIQPVGWMPWQGTFALDTLFYREFNNRGPGANTAQRVKWRGYKVMTNRNEATPFTAGPFLQGDQWIPKTGAPFVLGLTR, from the exons ATGAAGAACAAGTTAATCCTTTTCGCCGTTGCCGGTATTTGCGTAGTGGCAGCCGTCATTGGACTAGTCGGTACTGATGTTGTCCATCACAAATTATACCCGGAGGATGGCGAAAAGGATCCCTTGGCCACAACCACCAAGCCCGTCGCAACCATTTGTGGACCCACCGATTATAAGGAAGCATGTGTAAACAGCCTTAACAGCTTGGCTAATAATCAAAGTGCCACACCTAAGGATTATTATCTAGCAGCCCTTCAAAGCACTCTTCAAGAAGTGAAAACAGCTTTGGAGAAATCAGCAACAATTGGCAAAAGTGTGACCGAAAAGAGCCAAAAATTGGCTGTTGAGGAGTGCAAAGATTTGTTGAAATTTGCTGTTGATGAGCTCCAAGCTTCTTTATCCACGGTTGGAGATAGCGATCTGCACACCATGTCTGACAGAAAAGCTGAACTCATGAACTGGCTCAGCGCTGTTGTTTCATACCAAGACACTTGTTTGGATGCTTGTGAAGTTAATCCTGATCTTAAGGAATCTATGTCGAATGACCTTATGAATGCCACTCAGCTAACGAGCAATGCCCTTGCCATTGTCTCCACAATGTCTGACATTCTCAAGTCTTTTGACATTCCTGAAGACAAGAATGTGACTTCTAGACGCCTTCTCAACACTAATAATGGCTACCCTGAGTGGCTTTCCAATGGTGACAGGAAGTTGTTGGCTGCTAAGAATGCACAAATTAGGCCCGATGCTGTCGTTGCTAAAGATGGTAGCGGACAGTTTAAGACTATTGCTGCTGCTCTTGCTGCTTACCCTAAGAACAAACCAGGGAGATATACCATATATGTGAAAGCTGGGATTTATGATGAGTACATCACTGTTACCAAAGATCAAGTTAATGTTTTCATGTACGGAGATGGACCAAGAAAAACCATTGTGACTGGCAGAAAGTGCAATACCCAGGGAGTTCCAACCATGCAAACTGCATCCTTTG CTGCCGTTGGAACCGGATTCATAGCAAAATCCATGGGATTCCAAAACACAGCTGGACCACAGGGACACCAAGCGGTGGCACTCCGAAGCCAGTCGGACATGTCAGCATTTTACAATGTCAGGATTGACGGATACCAAGACTCCTTGTACACACAAACGCATCGTCAATTCTACCGCAACTGTGTCATCTCTGGTACAGTTGACTTCATCTTTGGTGACGCCACTGTGGTCATCCAAAACTCCTTGATCATCGTCAGACAACCAATGCCAAATCAACAAAACACAATCACCGCCCAAGGCAAAACTAACCGTTTTGAAACCACGGGCATTGTTATCCAAAACTGCCGCATAGTACCTGAACAGAAACTATACCCCACCAGATTCCAGACCCCAACATTCCTGGGACGACCGTGGAAGGAATTCTCTACAACAGTTATTATGGAATCTATGATGGGTGACTTCATTCAGCCCGTTGGATGGATGCCGTGGCAGGGTACTTTTGCATTGGACACATTGTTTTACAGGGAGTTCAACAACAGAGGACCTGGTGCAAACACTGCCCAGAGAGTTAAGTGGAGGGGTTATAAAGTTATGACAAACAGAAATGAAGCTACTCCATTTACTGCTGGACCCTTTTTACAAGGAGATCAGTGGATTCCAAAAACTGGTGCCCCATTTGTTCTTGGTTTGACCAGATAA
- the LOC141680546 gene encoding uncharacterized protein LOC141680546, with product MQHHHFPRCTSCHGSASPHSPSNNLSAVTFSVRHRGQFRRLCTSCVLKYHPGHFCPICFAVYDVDSPAPTVNHRVMCISCPSVLHSDCVVPAINCKSPPYQCPPCRNPRFEFFRAESEGVDENLARQFLAAAKIAVVSVKAAAKEARAVAEGRAREAIRARRIAMEAVEQHYLDDHDHNNDCNGMN from the coding sequence ATGCAACACCACCATTTCCCTCGCTGCACCAGCTGCCACGGCAGCGCGTCACCTCACTCGCCTTCAAACAATCTCTCCGCTGTCACTTTCTCCGTCCGTCACCGCGGCCAATTCCGGCGACTCTGCACCTCCTGTGTCCTCAAATACCATCCCGGTCACTTCTGTCCCATCTGTTTCGCCGTCTACGACGTCGATTCGCCGGCTCCGACGGTCAACCACCGCGTGATGTGCATATCGTGTCCGTCGGTTCTGCATTCCGACTGCGTTGTTCCGGCGATTAACTGTAAGTCGCCGCCGTACCAGTGTCCGCCGTGTCGGAACCCTAGATTTGAGTTTTTTAGGGCGGAGAGTGAGGGAGTTGATGAGAATTTGGCGAGGCAGTTTTTAGCGGCGGCGAAGATTGCGGTGGTGTCGGTGAAGGCGGCGGCGAAGGAAGCGAGAGCGGTTGCGGAAGGGAGAGCGAGAGAGGCGATTAGAGCGAGGAGGATTGCGATGGAAGCTGTGGAACAACATTATTTAGACGATCATGATCATAATAATGATTGTAATGGAATGAATTGA